The Pseudarthrobacter sp. NS4 genome includes a window with the following:
- the moeB gene encoding molybdopterin-synthase adenylyltransferase MoeB gives MASTFTANVSPVSLDPLVEPADGLTPDEVERYSRHLIIPEIGSMGQRRLKNAKVLVIGAGGLGSPALLYLAAAGVGTIGIIDDDAVDLSNLQRQVIHGVADVGRPKIESARDAITALNPLVDVRLHNMRLDASNALELFAAYDLILDGADNFATRYLVNDAAAILGKPYVWGSIFRFDGQVSVFWQKHGPTYRDLYPEAPPAGSVPSCGEGGVFGMLCAAVGSLMVTEAVKLITGVGRSLLGRVALFDALGGSWREIRVSKDPAAEPVTELTDYEAFCGVTPAAQADTEHTVTATQLATMLASRKAGLKDFELVDVREPGEYDIVRIDGAVLIPQGRILAGEAWAEIPQDREIVFHCKAGTRSANVLAAAQKAGYQRVSHLEGGILSWVRDVEPHKPVY, from the coding sequence ATGGCTTCGACTTTCACCGCAAATGTTTCACCTGTTTCACTGGATCCGTTGGTGGAACCGGCAGACGGGCTCACTCCGGACGAGGTGGAACGCTACTCGCGGCATCTCATCATTCCAGAAATCGGGTCCATGGGACAGCGGCGGCTCAAAAACGCCAAAGTGCTGGTAATTGGTGCAGGCGGGCTGGGGTCCCCCGCGCTGCTCTACCTTGCCGCCGCCGGCGTGGGAACCATCGGCATCATCGATGACGACGCCGTGGACCTCAGCAATCTGCAACGCCAGGTCATTCACGGGGTTGCGGACGTGGGCAGGCCCAAGATCGAGTCTGCACGGGATGCGATCACCGCGCTGAACCCGCTGGTGGATGTCCGGCTCCACAATATGCGCCTGGATGCGTCCAACGCCCTGGAGCTGTTCGCGGCCTACGACCTAATCCTTGACGGGGCGGACAACTTTGCCACCCGCTACCTGGTGAATGACGCCGCCGCCATTCTGGGCAAGCCGTACGTGTGGGGTTCCATCTTCCGGTTCGACGGCCAGGTCAGCGTTTTTTGGCAGAAGCATGGGCCCACCTACCGCGACCTCTACCCCGAGGCGCCGCCTGCGGGTTCTGTTCCCTCCTGCGGCGAGGGCGGCGTCTTCGGCATGCTGTGCGCAGCCGTAGGGTCACTCATGGTGACTGAGGCAGTAAAGCTGATCACCGGCGTCGGGCGGTCCCTGCTGGGCCGTGTGGCCCTCTTCGATGCCCTCGGCGGCAGCTGGCGGGAAATCCGGGTGTCCAAGGATCCGGCGGCGGAACCTGTCACTGAGCTGACGGACTACGAGGCATTCTGCGGCGTCACGCCTGCAGCCCAGGCCGACACCGAACACACCGTTACTGCCACGCAGCTGGCCACCATGCTGGCGTCGCGGAAGGCTGGGCTCAAGGACTTTGAGCTGGTGGATGTCCGGGAACCGGGCGAATATGACATCGTTCGGATCGACGGCGCCGTCCTGATCCCGCAGGGCCGGATTCTCGCGGGGGAGGCCTGGGCGGAGATCCCGCAGGACAGGGAGATCGTGTTCCACTGCAAGGCAGGGACGCGGTCGGCCAATGTCCTGGCGGCCGCGCAGAAGGCGGGCTACCAGCGCGTCAGCCATCTCGAAGGCGGCATTCTCTCCTGGGTGCGCGACGTGGAACCGCACAAGCCCGTCTACTGA
- a CDS encoding DUF3107 domain-containing protein — translation MEIKIGVQNVGREIVLESTQDAETVAKVVGEAINGGSELRLTDEKGRLIIVPGTALAYVEIGAEEVRRVGFGQF, via the coding sequence GTGGAAATTAAGATCGGCGTTCAGAATGTTGGCCGCGAGATTGTGCTCGAATCCACGCAGGACGCAGAGACGGTGGCCAAGGTTGTGGGCGAAGCCATCAATGGCGGCAGCGAGCTGCGCCTGACGGATGAAAAGGGACGCCTGATCATTGTTCCCGGTACTGCCCTGGCATATGTGGAGATCGGCGCCGAAGAGGTCCGCCGCGTAGGATTCGGGCAGTTCTAG
- a CDS encoding RNB domain-containing ribonuclease, with protein sequence MSHHRLAPNIHEHNNALEEALSALRTELELPGPYPAKAVQDAEAAVASLQLPAYDLTDVGFITIDPASSTDLDQALFIERDGDGYHVLYAIADVPSFVTPGGPLDAETRRRGQTFYAPDGRIPLHPEIISEGAGSLLPEQDCSAFVWDFRLDGDAEVTAVTVRRARIRSRAKLSYKGAQAELDSGNAPPVLQLLKEVGLKRVEQERARDGASLNMPDQEIIQLPDGGYRIAAAPQLPVEDWNAQISLMTGMAAAQLMLAGKVGILRTMPAPDERSLNHFRLQTEVLGKPWDGEVSYGEYLRTLDPTDPRQLAIMHSAGMLFRGAAYTAFDGTVPEDAVQSAIGAAYAHTTAPLRRLVDRFVLVICEALSNGGHVPAWAREALPSLPEIMAGSDQLASRMERMALDTVEAALLVNHIGQEFEAIVISGSKPQKDNGNGSNGKNGNGKNGNGNGGSGIIQVAEPAVTARCAGELASGTKVRVRLVSSDIATREVHFELVE encoded by the coding sequence GTGTCACATCATCGGCTGGCTCCCAACATCCACGAGCACAACAACGCCCTCGAGGAAGCCCTGAGCGCGCTGCGGACCGAGCTGGAACTGCCTGGCCCGTATCCGGCAAAAGCGGTCCAGGACGCGGAAGCAGCTGTGGCCTCCCTGCAGCTGCCGGCCTATGACCTGACCGATGTCGGGTTCATCACCATCGATCCGGCGTCATCCACCGATTTGGACCAGGCCCTGTTCATCGAACGCGACGGCGACGGCTACCACGTGCTGTACGCCATCGCAGACGTGCCCTCCTTTGTGACGCCCGGCGGGCCCCTGGACGCCGAAACCCGGCGCCGGGGGCAGACGTTCTACGCCCCTGACGGCAGGATCCCGCTGCATCCGGAAATCATCAGCGAGGGGGCCGGGAGCCTGCTGCCGGAGCAGGACTGTTCCGCCTTCGTCTGGGACTTCCGCCTGGATGGGGACGCCGAAGTCACTGCCGTGACGGTGAGGCGGGCGCGAATTCGCAGCCGCGCCAAGCTCAGCTACAAGGGAGCGCAGGCCGAACTGGATTCGGGCAACGCGCCGCCCGTCCTGCAACTGCTCAAAGAGGTGGGCCTCAAACGCGTGGAGCAGGAACGCGCACGTGACGGAGCCAGCCTCAACATGCCGGACCAGGAGATTATCCAGCTTCCCGACGGCGGCTACCGGATCGCCGCCGCCCCGCAGCTTCCCGTGGAGGACTGGAACGCGCAAATCTCGCTCATGACGGGCATGGCCGCCGCCCAGCTCATGCTGGCCGGCAAAGTAGGAATCCTGCGCACCATGCCCGCCCCCGACGAACGCTCCCTGAACCACTTCCGGCTGCAGACAGAGGTGCTGGGCAAGCCATGGGACGGCGAAGTCAGCTATGGCGAATACCTGCGCACACTGGACCCCACAGATCCGCGCCAGCTTGCCATCATGCATTCCGCAGGAATGCTGTTCCGCGGGGCCGCCTACACCGCCTTCGACGGCACGGTCCCCGAAGACGCAGTGCAATCCGCCATCGGCGCCGCCTACGCCCACACCACCGCTCCGCTGCGCCGGCTGGTGGACCGCTTTGTGCTGGTAATCTGCGAGGCCCTGAGCAACGGCGGCCATGTACCCGCCTGGGCGCGCGAGGCGCTTCCATCGCTGCCCGAGATCATGGCGGGGTCGGACCAGCTGGCGTCGCGGATGGAGCGCATGGCGCTGGACACTGTGGAGGCGGCGCTGCTGGTGAACCACATCGGCCAGGAGTTCGAGGCAATCGTCATCTCCGGGTCCAAGCCGCAAAAGGACAACGGCAACGGCAGCAACGGGAAAAATGGAAACGGCAAGAACGGTAACGGCAACGGCGGCTCCGGAATCATCCAGGTGGCCGAGCCCGCAGTGACCGCCCGCTGCGCCGGTGAGCTGGCGTCCGGCACCAAGGTCCGCGTCCGCCTGGTTTCCTCGGATATTGCCACCCGTGAGGTCCACTTCGAACTGGTGGAGTAA
- a CDS encoding thiazole synthase, with amino-acid sequence MTETITNASAGTSGLDDTLVIDGVPLASRLIMGTGGAPSLDGLGAALLASGTSLTTVAMRRYSTAETGSLFQLLVDHGIRVLPNTAGCFTARDAVLTAELAREALETDWVKLEVIADEHTLLPDAVELVDATEQLVNRGFKVFAYTNDDPVLALRLENLGATAVMPLGSPIGTGLGILNPHNIELIVSRASVPVVLDAGIGTASDAALAMELGCDAVLLATAVTRAQNPALMGEAFKHAVIAGRLAKAAGRIPRREHALASSAMEGRAEFL; translated from the coding sequence ATGACCGAAACCATCACCAACGCTTCCGCAGGCACGTCCGGCCTGGACGATACCCTGGTCATCGACGGCGTGCCCCTGGCATCCCGGCTCATCATGGGCACCGGCGGTGCCCCCAGCCTTGACGGCCTGGGCGCGGCGCTCCTGGCGTCGGGCACCTCTCTCACCACAGTGGCCATGCGGCGCTATTCGACGGCCGAGACCGGCTCGCTTTTCCAGTTGCTGGTGGACCACGGCATCCGGGTGCTGCCCAATACTGCCGGGTGCTTTACGGCCCGGGATGCCGTCCTCACCGCGGAACTGGCCCGTGAAGCCCTGGAAACCGACTGGGTGAAACTTGAGGTTATCGCCGATGAGCACACCCTCCTGCCGGACGCCGTGGAGCTGGTGGATGCTACGGAGCAATTGGTCAACCGCGGCTTCAAGGTGTTCGCGTACACCAACGACGATCCCGTCCTTGCCCTGCGGCTGGAAAATCTGGGAGCCACCGCAGTGATGCCGCTCGGGTCCCCGATCGGCACCGGCCTTGGCATCCTCAACCCGCACAACATCGAGCTCATCGTGTCCCGCGCCTCCGTCCCGGTCGTCCTGGACGCCGGCATCGGCACGGCGTCGGACGCTGCCCTTGCGATGGAGCTTGGCTGCGACGCCGTGCTGCTGGCCACGGCTGTGACCCGGGCACAGAATCCGGCACTGATGGGGGAGGCCTTCAAACACGCCGTTATCGCCGGTAGGCTGGCGAAAGCGGCCGGTCGCATACCCCGCCGTGAACACGCGCTGGCGTCGTCGGCGATGGAGGGCCGGGCCGAGTTCCTGTAG
- the thiS gene encoding sulfur carrier protein ThiS — MNITLNGTQHTVADGASITMLVSQVTGRLLAADGQATDGGKLGVAVAHNAQVVPRSQWSATALADGDDVELVTAVQGG; from the coding sequence ATGAACATCACCCTGAACGGAACTCAACATACGGTGGCTGACGGGGCCTCCATCACCATGCTCGTCAGCCAGGTTACCGGCCGCCTGCTCGCCGCTGACGGCCAGGCCACGGATGGCGGAAAACTCGGCGTGGCAGTGGCGCACAATGCGCAGGTGGTGCCCCGCAGCCAGTGGTCCGCAACAGCGCTCGCCGACGGCGACGACGTCGAGCTTGTCACGGCAGTACAGGGAGGCTGA
- a CDS encoding TetR/AcrR family transcriptional regulator, whose amino-acid sequence MVHEARADRPPATEPQSSPRPAGQRSARLPRDERRAQLLSAAQEVFVANGYHGAAMDEIAETAHVSKPVLYQHFPSKRELYLALLESHLASLTELMLGALDSTTDNKERVKAVMRAYFRFIANDDQAHRLVFESDLINDPDVSSRLETFNRTFADAIARVIAGDTKLPHLEAELLGRGLAGMAQVSARYWLETDGNLDLDVASDLIYRLAWRGISRFPKET is encoded by the coding sequence GTGGTCCATGAAGCACGGGCTGACCGCCCGCCCGCCACCGAACCGCAATCTTCCCCCCGTCCAGCAGGCCAACGTTCTGCCAGGCTTCCCCGCGATGAGCGGCGCGCCCAGCTCCTTTCCGCAGCGCAGGAAGTCTTTGTCGCCAACGGCTACCACGGCGCCGCAATGGACGAGATCGCCGAGACCGCCCACGTCAGCAAGCCCGTCCTGTACCAGCACTTTCCCTCGAAACGGGAGCTCTATCTGGCCCTGCTGGAAAGCCACCTTGCGTCCCTCACCGAGCTGATGCTGGGGGCACTGGATTCCACCACGGACAACAAGGAACGCGTGAAGGCCGTCATGCGGGCCTACTTCCGCTTCATTGCGAATGATGACCAGGCCCACCGGCTTGTGTTCGAATCCGACCTCATCAACGATCCGGACGTCAGCTCACGCCTTGAGACGTTCAACCGGACCTTTGCCGACGCGATTGCCCGCGTCATTGCCGGCGACACCAAGCTCCCCCACCTTGAGGCGGAGCTTCTGGGGCGTGGACTTGCCGGGATGGCGCAGGTCAGCGCCCGCTACTGGCTCGAAACCGACGGTAACCTTGACCTCGATGTGGCCAGCGACCTCATCTACCGTTTAGCTTGGCGCGGAATCTCTCGCTTCCCCAAAGAGACCTAG
- the thiO gene encoding glycine oxidase ThiO has translation MGSQDPAPPGAQNGTIRADVAVIGGGVIGHAIAWEASRSGRSVVLIDEAPGSGASWAAAGMLAPVSELHYQEEDLLELMLASSTRWPGFAADLAAASGESSGYLATPTLAVGADAADRRALMDLRGVQQANGLTVEPLTVREARRREPLLSPAIACALDTPADHKVDPRLLVSCLRRALASHNSESNDNGPAVAGAEDGYAVRDRAVGLVWADGAVAGARLAGGGSVLAGETVVANGLDAAALAGLPEGLHLPLRPVHGDILRLAVPRQLQPLVTSTVRGLVHGVPVYIVPREDGTVVIGATQREDALAGRTNPSSTGARSDAGAVSAGGVYQLLRDAQVLVPAVAELELLECTARARPGTPDNAPLLGRVPTAGGPAAEGHGHVPGLIIATGFFRHGVLLAPAAAAICRDLMDGTADVRWKPFDPARFSGREPAATSFNIKETA, from the coding sequence ATGGGCAGCCAAGACCCTGCCCCTCCCGGGGCTCAGAACGGCACCATCCGTGCCGACGTCGCGGTGATTGGCGGGGGAGTCATCGGGCACGCCATCGCCTGGGAGGCGAGCCGTTCCGGGCGCTCCGTAGTGCTGATCGACGAAGCCCCCGGCTCCGGTGCCAGCTGGGCCGCCGCCGGGATGCTTGCCCCCGTGAGCGAGCTGCACTACCAGGAGGAGGATCTCCTGGAACTTATGCTTGCATCCTCCACCCGCTGGCCCGGCTTTGCCGCCGACCTGGCCGCCGCTTCCGGTGAAAGTTCCGGATACCTTGCGACGCCGACCCTCGCCGTGGGTGCCGACGCCGCCGACCGCCGGGCACTGATGGACCTGCGCGGGGTGCAGCAGGCCAACGGCCTGACCGTGGAGCCGCTGACTGTCCGGGAGGCCCGCCGTCGGGAACCCCTGCTGAGCCCTGCCATTGCCTGCGCACTCGACACTCCCGCCGACCATAAGGTGGATCCCCGGCTCCTGGTGTCCTGCCTGCGGCGCGCCCTGGCCTCGCATAACTCCGAAAGCAATGACAACGGACCGGCCGTGGCAGGCGCTGAGGACGGTTATGCAGTCCGGGACAGGGCTGTCGGGCTTGTGTGGGCCGACGGAGCCGTTGCGGGTGCCCGACTTGCCGGCGGCGGCAGCGTCCTTGCCGGGGAAACAGTGGTGGCCAACGGCCTGGACGCTGCAGCCCTGGCCGGCCTGCCCGAAGGGCTGCACCTGCCGCTGCGGCCGGTCCACGGCGATATCCTGCGCCTGGCGGTGCCGCGGCAGCTCCAGCCCCTGGTGACGTCTACCGTCCGTGGCCTGGTCCACGGCGTTCCGGTATATATCGTCCCGCGGGAGGACGGGACGGTGGTGATCGGGGCCACCCAGCGGGAGGATGCGCTGGCTGGAAGGACCAACCCGTCGTCGACAGGCGCCCGGTCCGATGCCGGCGCAGTATCCGCAGGCGGCGTTTATCAGCTCCTCCGGGATGCCCAGGTCCTGGTGCCTGCCGTCGCGGAACTTGAGCTGCTTGAATGCACGGCGAGGGCACGGCCCGGAACCCCGGACAATGCCCCGCTGCTCGGGCGGGTGCCGACGGCCGGCGGACCCGCAGCCGAAGGGCACGGGCACGTACCGGGCCTCATCATTGCCACCGGATTCTTCCGGCACGGCGTCCTCCTGGCACCCGCAGCGGCCGCCATCTGCCGGGACCTGATGGACGGCACGGCGGATGTCCGCTGGAAACCGTTCGACCCGGCCAGGTTTTCGGGACGGGAACCAGCCGCCACCAGCTTCAACATCAAGGAGACAGCATGA
- the thiE gene encoding thiamine phosphate synthase: protein MNVSHSPVPAAAVPGTDAFTNAEGTSGLKAARLYLCTDARRDRGDFAEFVDAAFAGGVDIIQLRDKTIEAAEELELLAVLKEAAKRHGRLWAVNDRADIAVLSGAPVFHVGQKDLPLAAARTLLNGNAAIGLSSHAPGQVDAALAAAEGPAGLDYFCVGPVWATPTKPGRAAVGLDLVKYVAAAGAGSQVPWFAIGGIDHSNVDQVVEAGAGRIVVVRAITEADDPAAAAAALLAALDGTTS from the coding sequence ATGAATGTGTCCCACTCCCCTGTTCCCGCTGCTGCAGTTCCCGGTACCGATGCCTTTACGAATGCTGAAGGCACCTCCGGTTTGAAGGCTGCCCGCCTCTACCTCTGCACTGATGCACGCAGGGACCGCGGGGACTTCGCGGAGTTCGTGGATGCGGCGTTCGCCGGAGGCGTGGACATCATCCAGCTGCGCGACAAGACCATCGAGGCGGCCGAGGAGCTGGAGCTGCTGGCGGTCCTGAAGGAAGCCGCAAAACGCCACGGCAGGCTGTGGGCCGTAAATGACCGCGCTGATATCGCCGTGCTGTCCGGTGCACCGGTTTTCCATGTTGGCCAGAAGGACCTCCCCCTGGCCGCGGCCCGCACGCTGCTGAACGGCAACGCTGCCATCGGGCTTTCCAGCCATGCCCCCGGGCAGGTGGACGCTGCCCTCGCTGCCGCGGAAGGTCCGGCCGGGCTGGACTATTTCTGTGTGGGGCCGGTCTGGGCAACCCCGACCAAACCCGGCAGGGCCGCCGTCGGACTGGACCTGGTCAAGTACGTTGCGGCAGCCGGGGCCGGGAGCCAGGTGCCCTGGTTCGCGATCGGCGGCATCGACCACTCCAACGTGGACCAGGTGGTGGAGGCCGGGGCAGGCAGGATCGTGGTGGTGCGCGCCATCACGGAAGCCGACGACCCCGCTGCCGCCGCGGCAGCCCTCCTCGCCGCTTTGGACGGGACTACCTCCTAA
- a CDS encoding DEAD/DEAH box helicase, translating to MSELHTHQLLTDDTGTETIEPEETIISDEKPHEIVEKSFADYNVREDIVESLADAGITHPFPIQAMTLPVALSGHDIIGQAKTGTGKTLGFGIPALQRVVGQDDPGYAKLAVPGAPQALVIVPTRELAVQVANDLQTASRKRNARITTIYGGRAYEPQVEALKQGVEVVVGTPGRLIDLYKQKHLSLKNVKIVVLDEADEMLDLGFLPDVETLIAGTPAVRQTLLFSATMPGPVIAMARRYMTQPTHIRAADPEDEGLTKRDIRQLIYRAHSMDKIEVVARILQARGRGRTIIFTKTKRTAAKVAEELVDRGFAAAAIHGDLGQGAREQALRAFRNNKVDVLVATDVAARGIDVEDVTHVINYQCVEDEKIYLHRVGRTGRAGNKGTAVTFVDWDDMPRWGLINKALGLSVPEPVETYSSSPHLYADLDIPEGTKGRLPRDKRTLAGVDAEVLEDLGETGKKNSRTPRSGDGRDRDSRGRPAKSGGRENGREGGRGGESAGRSSGERRRRSSDAAAASAPANDVAAPAAEGEQPSRARRTRTRTRRRNGEVVAGADNGTQPGSSEG from the coding sequence GTGAGTGAATTGCATACCCACCAGCTTCTGACGGATGACACCGGCACCGAGACCATCGAGCCCGAAGAAACGATCATCTCGGACGAGAAGCCGCACGAGATCGTGGAAAAGTCCTTCGCTGACTACAACGTCCGCGAGGACATCGTGGAATCGCTGGCCGACGCCGGGATCACCCACCCCTTCCCAATCCAGGCCATGACCCTTCCGGTGGCCCTGTCCGGACACGACATCATCGGACAGGCCAAGACCGGCACGGGCAAGACCCTGGGCTTCGGCATCCCGGCGCTTCAACGCGTTGTTGGACAGGACGACCCCGGCTACGCGAAGCTGGCCGTCCCCGGCGCGCCGCAGGCCCTCGTCATTGTGCCCACGCGTGAACTGGCCGTGCAGGTGGCAAATGACCTGCAGACCGCGTCCCGCAAGCGCAATGCCCGCATCACCACCATCTACGGCGGCCGCGCCTACGAGCCGCAGGTGGAAGCCCTGAAGCAGGGGGTGGAGGTTGTGGTTGGCACCCCCGGCCGGCTGATCGACCTCTATAAGCAGAAGCACCTGAGCCTCAAGAACGTCAAGATCGTGGTGCTGGACGAGGCCGACGAGATGCTGGACCTCGGCTTCCTGCCCGACGTGGAGACCCTCATCGCCGGAACCCCGGCCGTCCGGCAGACCCTTCTGTTCTCGGCCACCATGCCCGGTCCCGTTATCGCCATGGCGCGCCGGTACATGACCCAGCCGACGCACATCCGCGCTGCTGACCCCGAGGACGAGGGCCTGACCAAGCGGGACATCCGCCAGCTGATCTACCGCGCCCACAGCATGGACAAGATCGAAGTAGTGGCCCGCATCCTCCAGGCCAGGGGCCGGGGACGCACCATCATCTTCACCAAGACAAAGCGCACCGCCGCGAAGGTGGCCGAGGAACTGGTGGACCGCGGCTTTGCGGCTGCCGCCATCCACGGCGACCTCGGCCAGGGCGCCCGCGAGCAGGCACTGCGGGCCTTCCGCAACAACAAGGTGGATGTCCTTGTGGCGACGGACGTTGCCGCCCGCGGCATCGACGTCGAGGACGTCACCCACGTCATCAACTACCAGTGCGTGGAAGACGAAAAGATCTACCTGCACCGCGTAGGCCGCACCGGCCGTGCCGGCAACAAGGGCACGGCCGTGACCTTCGTGGACTGGGATGACATGCCGCGCTGGGGACTGATCAACAAGGCCCTGGGACTCAGTGTGCCGGAGCCCGTAGAGACATATTCGTCCTCCCCGCACCTTTACGCGGACCTCGATATCCCCGAGGGCACCAAAGGCCGCCTGCCGCGTGACAAGCGCACGCTGGCCGGCGTTGACGCCGAGGTCCTCGAGGACCTGGGTGAAACCGGCAAGAAGAACAGCCGCACCCCCCGGAGCGGGGACGGGCGTGACCGCGACAGCCGTGGGCGTCCCGCCAAGAGCGGCGGACGTGAAAATGGCCGCGAAGGTGGCCGCGGCGGCGAGTCCGCGGGCCGCTCGTCAGGGGAGCGCCGCCGTCGTTCTTCCGACGCTGCCGCAGCCTCCGCACCGGCGAACGACGTTGCTGCCCCCGCAGCCGAGGGTGAACAGCCCTCACGCGCGCGCCGCACCCGCACCCGCACGCGCCGCCGCAACGGCGAAGTGGTGGCGGGCGCCGACAATGGCACGCAGCCTGGCAGCAGCGAGGGCTAA
- a CDS encoding 4a-hydroxytetrahydrobiopterin dehydratase — MAGKDALSPERIDEALAGLPDWRFGNGGLVTVFKTPTAAAALELIAAVGRLAEEQNHHPDLDWRYNRVFIRYTSHDAGGQVTGRDVAAAAGASEAAAAAGAMAEPAKYVPGQ; from the coding sequence GTGGCCGGTAAAGACGCCCTTTCCCCGGAACGCATCGACGAGGCCTTGGCCGGGCTCCCTGACTGGCGGTTTGGCAACGGCGGGTTGGTCACCGTCTTCAAGACGCCGACGGCGGCTGCCGCACTCGAGCTGATTGCCGCCGTCGGACGCCTGGCCGAGGAACAGAACCACCATCCGGACCTCGACTGGCGCTACAACCGGGTCTTCATCCGCTACACCTCCCACGACGCCGGGGGCCAGGTGACCGGGCGGGACGTGGCGGCAGCCGCGGGGGCAAGTGAAGCTGCGGCAGCGGCGGGCGCCATGGCGGAGCCGGCGAAATACGTGCCCGGGCAATAA